In the genome of Thermodesulfobacteriota bacterium, the window TTTGAGCCTCCTCCTTTTCCCCTTCTCGAAGGAAATCCTCCGGTGGCTCCACCGTCCCCTCCAGGAAGATCTGGTGGCCTATGGCATTCCGGAGGCCTTCCTCTCCCTCCTCAAGGTGACGGTCTTTTCCAGCCTCTTTCTCTCGATGCCGCTCCTCTTTTTCTTCCTCTGGAGGGCCTTTTCTCCTCTCTTCCTCAGGCGGGGGTTAAAATCCTCTGTCCTGATCCCCCTGAGCGCCATCTTCCTTTTCTATGGGGGAGCCCTCTTCTGCTACTTCCTCACCCTTCCCTTTGGCATTCGCTTCCTCATGGGCTACCAGTCGGAAACGATCAGGCCCATGATCTCGGTGGGAAAATTTCTCTCCTTCTGCGTCACCTTTATCTTCGCCTTCGGCCTTCTCTTCGAGCTTCCCCTTCTTCTCGCCCTCCTCAGCTATCTCGGGGCGATCCATGCCTCTTTTTTGGCCCGCCACCGCAGATACGCCATCCTCCTCATTGCCATCCTCTCGGCCCTTCTCACCCCCACGCCGGACGTCTTCAACATGGCCCTGATGGGCGGTCCCCTCTACCTCCTCTTCGAGATCGGCCTGATTCTGGCGAGGGTCATCGAAAAGAGAAAGCCTCCCCCCTTGTGAGAAATGAAAAAAGGCCCTCTCGATCTCAGGGCCTTCCGGTCTGGCCTCGTGCCTTTTCAGGGGGGTTACTTCGTCTTCCCCTTGGGACTCTCCTTCGAATCTTCCGAGCCCAAGATCGTCACCGTATAGGCGACCAGACTGCCTCGGTGGAGCATATATTCGACCTTGA includes:
- the tatC gene encoding twin-arginine translocase subunit TatC, giving the protein MKIERQELFQALGRLRRRLLMMIGTLILLSLLLFPFSKEILRWLHRPLQEDLVAYGIPEAFLSLLKVTVFSSLFLSMPLLFFFLWRAFSPLFLRRGLKSSVLIPLSAIFLFYGGALFCYFLTLPFGIRFLMGYQSETIRPMISVGKFLSFCVTFIFAFGLLFELPLLLALLSYLGAIHASFLARHRRYAILLIAILSALLTPTPDVFNMALMGGPLYLLFEIGLILARVIEKRKPPPL